One segment of Streptomyces sp. NBC_01463 DNA contains the following:
- the ybaK gene encoding Cys-tRNA(Pro) deacylase → MAKKTKKQSQTGGTPATVALTAAGTAFTVHAYEHDPASASYGEEAAEALGVSPDRVFKTLVADVDGHLTVAVVPVAGSLDLKALAAAAGGKRATMADPAAAERTTGYVRGGISPLGQRKRLPTVLDASARSHPTICVSAGRRGLEVELSPTDLAALTDATFAPIGRA, encoded by the coding sequence GTGGCGAAGAAGACGAAGAAGCAGTCCCAGACGGGAGGCACGCCCGCGACGGTCGCACTGACGGCGGCGGGCACCGCCTTCACCGTGCACGCGTACGAGCACGACCCGGCGTCGGCCTCCTACGGCGAGGAGGCGGCCGAGGCCCTGGGCGTCTCCCCCGACCGGGTGTTCAAGACCCTGGTCGCCGACGTGGACGGCCACCTGACGGTCGCCGTCGTCCCGGTCGCGGGCTCCCTGGACCTCAAGGCCCTGGCCGCGGCGGCCGGCGGCAAGCGGGCCACGATGGCGGACCCGGCGGCGGCGGAGCGCACCACGGGCTACGTCCGGGGCGGCATCTCCCCCCTGGGCCAGCGCAAGCGCCTCCCCACGGTCCTGGACGCGTCGGCGCGGTCCCACCCCACCATCTGCGTATCGGCGGGCCGCCGCGGCCTGGAGGTGGAACTGTCCCCCACGGACCTGGCCGCCCTGACGGACGCAACCTTCGCCCCGATCGGCCGCGCGTAG
- a CDS encoding LON peptidase substrate-binding domain-containing protein, whose translation MTTARLPLFPLNAVLFPGLVLPLNVFEERYRAMMRELLKTDEDEPRRFAVVAVRDGRETAPTAAGMPDAVTTPVERGPADGFGPDPLQTFHRVGCVADAAKIRERSDGSFEVLATGTTRVKLLSVDSSGPYLTAELEELEEEPGEEAGALAEGVLRAFRSYQKRLASASERSLTTGADLPDDPSVVSYLVAAAAVLDIPAKQRLLQAPDTATRLREELTILRAETAVIRHLPSLPAVELTRAPTHPN comes from the coding sequence GTGACCACCGCTCGCCTGCCTCTGTTCCCGCTGAACGCGGTGCTGTTTCCCGGCCTCGTGCTGCCGCTGAACGTCTTCGAGGAGCGTTATCGCGCCATGATGCGCGAGCTGCTGAAGACCGATGAGGACGAGCCGCGCCGCTTCGCCGTGGTCGCCGTCCGCGACGGCCGGGAGACCGCGCCGACCGCCGCGGGCATGCCGGACGCGGTGACCACCCCGGTCGAGCGCGGCCCGGCGGACGGCTTCGGCCCCGACCCCCTCCAGACGTTCCACCGGGTGGGCTGCGTCGCCGACGCGGCGAAGATCCGGGAGCGTTCGGACGGCAGCTTCGAGGTCCTGGCGACCGGCACCACCCGCGTCAAGCTCCTCTCCGTCGACTCGAGCGGCCCGTACCTCACGGCCGAGCTCGAAGAGCTGGAGGAGGAGCCGGGCGAGGAGGCGGGCGCACTCGCCGAGGGCGTCCTGCGGGCCTTCCGCAGCTACCAGAAGCGGCTGGCGAGCGCGAGCGAGCGCTCCCTGACGACGGGGGCGGACCTGCCCGACGACCCGTCGGTCGTCTCCTACCTGGTCGCCGCCGCCGCGGTCCTGGACATCCCGGCCAAGCAGCGCCTGCTCCAGGCCCCGGACACCGCGACCCGGCTCCGCGAGGAGCTGACGATCCTGCGTGCCGAGACCGCCGTCATCCGTCATCTCCCGTCGCTGCCCGCGGTGGAGCTGACCCGCGCCCCGACCCACCCCAACTGA